From the genome of Blautia hydrogenotrophica DSM 10507:
TGCTATCGATTGCTAATACTGCTTTTAAGGCTAAAACAGGACTTGATATTCAAAGTGCATATGAAACTGTAATAAAAGGTGAAAAAGAAGGCGCTGAAAAATATGAGAAGGATCATGAATATGATACATATTTAGGACTTAACAAAGTCATAGGTAAGCTATCAAATCTTATTCAAGAAATAGCAAACGATTATACAGTTGTAATTATTGTTGATGAATTAGATAGGTGCATACCTGAATATGCAATAAAAGTGTTGGAACGACTTCACCATTTGACAGAAGAGCAGAGAAATATTATTACCATAATTGCAATTGATAAATCGCAGCTACTGGCAAGTGTAAAGCAGTTGTTTGGATTTGATAACCCTGAGAAATACCTCGAGAAATTTATCAGCTTTGAAATCAAGTTAGATAAAGGTTCTGTATCAGAAATGATAACAGAAAAGTATGCCGATTATATAGAGATGTTCGATAGAAATATTTTTCAATTTGAAGATTCTGTAGAAGAATGTTTACAGGCAATTTTTAAGAATATAGACGTTCGTACGCAAGAACAAATTGTAAATAAAGTTACGGTTGCACATAAACTTCTTTATAAAGAAAAAAAGGATTATTCTTTTATGTGCATGGAACTTATACTTGCTGTAATGATATTTGTTTATGATGATGGGGCGGGATTTCTCAAAAAATCCATAGATATGCATAATTTAGAAAATGTATTTTCATCTTCAAAAAGACAAAGTAACCCTGTTTTTTCAACTTTTTTTAAAGAAAAATTTGAACAAATTTCGTTTACTACTCGACGTAATTTTGAAGATGAACCACGAAGTTATCTTTTACCTGCTAAAGGCAATTTGTATGGTGCAATAATCTTTACGTGGTATTGGATGCATGAGAAAAATAAAAACACTATAATTCAACATGTTGAAGGGGATTCGTATGACGTGATTTCCCGAAATTATGAAGATTTGAAGAAGTTTGTAGAGACTTTAGATATGATGAGATAAAGGAAGTGGTTAAATTTATGAGCTACGATTATTCCGAAAACATATTAGTTCAAGAAAGTGCCGGTAATCTGCTCCGTGATGAACTGGGCTGGGATGTCCGGTTTGCTTACAATACAGAAATTTTAGGGAAAAACGGCACTTTCGGCAGAGAAAGTTATCACGAGATATTGTTGCTTCGTTATTTTCGTGAAGCTTTGAAAAAACTGAATCCATGGATGAACGATAATCAGATTTCCGAAGCTCAGAAGGTTTTGGAAAACAGACTTTCCACATCATCCCTCTTGCAGGTAAATGAGGAGAAATACTTTCTGATTCGTGACGGAATTTCGGTTACGGTAAAGAAACCGAATGGGCAAACAGAAACAAAGAAAGCAGCGGTTATCGATTTTCAGAATCCGGACAACAATTATTTTCTTGCTGTCAAAGAACTGAAAATTCATGGCGATTTGTACCGCAGAAGGACGGATATTGTTGGCTTTGTAAATGGTATTCCATTGCTGTTTGTGGAGTTGAAAAAGAATACCGTGGATGTACAGAATGCATATGATGATAACTATACCGACTATCAGGATACCATTCCACATCTGTTCTATTACAATGCTTTCCTTATGCTTTCTAACGGAACAGAAGCTAAAGTAGGCACTCTCGGAAGTAAATATGAGTTCTTCCATGAGTGGAAACGTCTTGCGGAAGAAGACCAGGGCAGTGTTGCGCTTGAAACCATGCTTCGTGGTATTTGTAAGAAAGAAAATTTCCTTGATTTGTTCGAAAATTTTATTCTGTTTGACCATTCCGGCGGACGTACAGCAAAGATTCTTGCCCGTAATCATCAGTACCTTGGTGTAAATGAAGCTATGAAAGCTTACGCTGCAAGAAAACTGAATGATGGTAAATTGGGTGTATTCTGGCATACGCAGGGTTCTGGTAAAAGTTATTCTATGGTATTTTTCGCACAAAAAATACGCAGAAAATTTGAGGGTTCACCGACCTTTGTCATTCTGACAGACCGTGAAGAACTGAACTCACAGATTAGTGATACATTTGAAAATTGTGGCCTTCTTGGAAAGAATAAGTCCTCACAGTTTATAGCTGCCAGCGGTGAGGACTTGGTGCAGAAGTTAAAAGGTAATCCGAGTTTTATATTCACTCTGATTCAGAAATTTAATAAGCCAAATTTAGAACCGATATATCCAGACCACGATATTATCATTATGTCTGACGAGGCGCATCGGAGCCAGTATGGTATTTTTGCTGACAATATGATGAAACTGTTGCCAACGGCAGCTCGTATTGGATTTACCGGAACGCCTTTGCTGTCCAGTGACAATATTACAGCCCGTACCTTCGGTGGCTATGTATCGGTTTATGATTTTAAAAGAGCAGTAGAGGATGGTGCGACAGTTCCACTTTACTACGAAAATCGTGGCGAGAAAATTCTTAACTTACATAATCCGGAAATTACAGAGCAGATTTTGGATGCGATTGAAAATGCAGACCTTGACGTTGACCAACAGGATAAATTGGAAGCAGAATTTGCAAAGGAAATTCATCTTCTGACAGCAGAACCAAGGTTAAAATCCATTGCGAGAGATTTTGTAAATCATTATTCAGACCTGTGGACAAGCGGCAAAGCTATGTTCGTTTGTCTGAATAAAGTGACTTGTGTCCGTATGTACAACTATGTACAGGAATACTGGAAAGAAGAAATAAAGCAATTAAAGGCTAAAATAAAAACTGTTACTCAGCAGGAAGCACAGGAGTTGGAACGCAAGCTGAAGTGGATGCAGGAAACGGAGATGGCTGTGGTAATCAGTCAGGAACAGAATGAAATCCAGACCTTCAAAAAGTGGAACTTGGATATTAAGTATCACCGCGCAAAAATGGAAAAGCGAGAACTGGATAAGGAATTTAAGGATTCCAAGAATCCGCTGCGTGTTGTGTTTGTATGTGCGATGTGGCTTACCGGCTTTGATGTAAAATGTCTGTCCTGTCTGTATTTGGACAAGCCATTGAAAGCACATACTCTTATGCAGACAATTGCTCGTGCAAACCGTGTCTCAGAAGGAAAGAGCAACGGTTTGATTGTTGATTATATTGGCATTGTTAAAGCACTCAGAAAGGCCCTTGCTGATTATACGGCAAATGTTAGCGGTAATGGTGGTGTTGATCCAACAGTAGATAAAGAGAAACTGATTAACCGTATTATTGAAACAATCGGAAAAGCAAAATTGTTTTTGGCAGAGAATGACTTTGATTTGCAAATGCTGATTGATGCATATGATTTTCAGAAACTTTCCTATCTGCAGGAAGCAGCAAATGCGGTGTGTGGAACGATTGAGGATAAGAAAACTTTTACAACATATGCATCTGAACTGAATCGCTTGATGAAATATACGGATCGTAGTGATATTACCGGTTACACTAGAAAAGAATATGAGGCAATAGCTGCTATCTATGCAGAGCTGCAGAAAAAGCGTAAACATATCAATACTACAGAGTTGCTGGTAGAAATTAATGCGATTATCAGTTCTTATGTTGAAATTCAGCATATGCCGTCAATGGTGCGGGAAGAGTCACGCCGTTTTGATATCAGTGCGATTGATTTTGATTTATTGCGCAGAGAATTTGCCAAGGTAAAGAAAAAGAATCTGGTTTTAAAAGACTTAGAAGAAGTGATTCAGCAGAAACTGGACAGAATGATGTTCTGCAATCCTGACCGAATCAATTATTATGAACGTTATCAGCAGATTATTGATGATTATAATAGTGAGCAGGATCGTGCAACTATCGAAAAAACATTTATGGATCTGATGGATTTGGCAAATCAAATGAATCAGGAAGAGCAGAGATATGTTCGAGAAGGATTCTTCAGTGATGAAGAGCTTTCTTTCTATGATATGCTATTCCGTGAAGATTTAAGTAAGAGCGATATTAAAAAATTGAAAGAAGTTGCGACAGATTTACTTCATAAAATTAAAGGCAAGA
Proteins encoded in this window:
- a CDS encoding KAP family P-loop NTPase fold protein translates to MDKLDMLDRGSFVEQVINLIENISDNQVSTCFAINGTWGTGKSFVLDMIEEQLETIQSPETVREKYFIVRYNCWKYDYYEEPLIAIVSAIISEIEEKTKMFPDSQAKQEILGMFRAAGVSLLSIANTAFKAKTGLDIQSAYETVIKGEKEGAEKYEKDHEYDTYLGLNKVIGKLSNLIQEIANDYTVVIIVDELDRCIPEYAIKVLERLHHLTEEQRNIITIIAIDKSQLLASVKQLFGFDNPEKYLEKFISFEIKLDKGSVSEMITEKYADYIEMFDRNIFQFEDSVEECLQAIFKNIDVRTQEQIVNKVTVAHKLLYKEKKDYSFMCMELILAVMIFVYDDGAGFLKKSIDMHNLENVFSSSKRQSNPVFSTFFKEKFEQISFTTRRNFEDEPRSYLLPAKGNLYGAIIFTWYWMHEKNKNTIIQHVEGDSYDVISRNYEDLKKFVETLDMMR
- a CDS encoding type I restriction endonuclease subunit R; the encoded protein is MSYDYSENILVQESAGNLLRDELGWDVRFAYNTEILGKNGTFGRESYHEILLLRYFREALKKLNPWMNDNQISEAQKVLENRLSTSSLLQVNEEKYFLIRDGISVTVKKPNGQTETKKAAVIDFQNPDNNYFLAVKELKIHGDLYRRRTDIVGFVNGIPLLFVELKKNTVDVQNAYDDNYTDYQDTIPHLFYYNAFLMLSNGTEAKVGTLGSKYEFFHEWKRLAEEDQGSVALETMLRGICKKENFLDLFENFILFDHSGGRTAKILARNHQYLGVNEAMKAYAARKLNDGKLGVFWHTQGSGKSYSMVFFAQKIRRKFEGSPTFVILTDREELNSQISDTFENCGLLGKNKSSQFIAASGEDLVQKLKGNPSFIFTLIQKFNKPNLEPIYPDHDIIIMSDEAHRSQYGIFADNMMKLLPTAARIGFTGTPLLSSDNITARTFGGYVSVYDFKRAVEDGATVPLYYENRGEKILNLHNPEITEQILDAIENADLDVDQQDKLEAEFAKEIHLLTAEPRLKSIARDFVNHYSDLWTSGKAMFVCLNKVTCVRMYNYVQEYWKEEIKQLKAKIKTVTQQEAQELERKLKWMQETEMAVVISQEQNEIQTFKKWNLDIKYHRAKMEKRELDKEFKDSKNPLRVVFVCAMWLTGFDVKCLSCLYLDKPLKAHTLMQTIARANRVSEGKSNGLIVDYIGIVKALRKALADYTANVSGNGGVDPTVDKEKLINRIIETIGKAKLFLAENDFDLQMLIDAYDFQKLSYLQEAANAVCGTIEDKKTFTTYASELNRLMKYTDRSDITGYTRKEYEAIAAIYAELQKKRKHINTTELLVEINAIISSYVEIQHMPSMVREESRRFDISAIDFDLLRREFAKVKKKNLVLKDLEEVIQQKLDRMMFCNPDRINYYERYQQIIDDYNSEQDRATIEKTFMDLMDLANQMNQEEQRYVREGFFSDEELSFYDMLFREDLSKSDIKKLKEVATDLLHKIKGKISEFDHWTDKQETKAAVDNLIRDTLWAELPECYDEVSISGYRQKIYEYVYTRYKEVA